A section of the Methanosarcina mazei S-6 genome encodes:
- a CDS encoding nitrite/sulfite reductase domain-containing protein, with product MTKEYVKGDLPEKAAILQRDGETYAIAPHIPGGIVYPETLRKLADIAEKYGAAALKVTSAQRIAVVGLKEEDLDSAWGELGMKPGAAIGLCVRSVKICPGTTFCKRGKQDSVGLGLKLDEKYHGMQLPSKFKMGVSGCQNSCSETIIKDVGIVGTAKGFNVSVGGNAGPRPRLGEVVAKDLSEEQVLDLVERIINFYKGYGKSKRIGAMIDEIGIEKFKEGVGL from the coding sequence ATGACAAAAGAATATGTTAAGGGGGACCTTCCTGAGAAGGCTGCAATTTTACAGAGAGATGGGGAAACTTATGCTATTGCTCCGCACATTCCCGGAGGGATCGTTTATCCCGAAACCCTGAGAAAGCTGGCAGACATTGCAGAGAAATATGGGGCTGCAGCTCTCAAAGTTACTTCAGCACAGAGAATTGCAGTTGTGGGACTTAAGGAGGAAGACCTGGATTCAGCCTGGGGTGAACTCGGCATGAAACCCGGTGCAGCTATCGGGCTCTGCGTCAGGAGCGTCAAGATTTGTCCCGGAACTACCTTTTGCAAGAGGGGAAAGCAGGACTCTGTAGGGCTTGGTTTGAAACTTGATGAAAAGTACCATGGTATGCAGCTTCCTTCCAAATTCAAGATGGGTGTTTCAGGATGTCAAAATTCCTGTTCCGAAACGATCATAAAAGACGTAGGAATTGTGGGTACTGCAAAGGGTTTTAATGTAAGCGTGGGGGGAAATGCAGGGCCACGCCCGAGACTAGGGGAAGTTGTGGCAAAGGACCTTTCCGAAGAACAGGTTCTGGATCTTGTTGAGAGGATAATCAACTTCTATAAAGGATATGGAAAATCTAAACGGATTGGCGCAATGATAGATGAAATAGGAATTGAGAAATTCAAAGAAGGAGTTGGGCTGTAA
- the hdrE gene encoding dihydromethanophenazine:CoB--CoM heterodisulfide reductase subunit HdrE translates to MAYFSGLSDALRLTFVQIMILSAIAVVIFLYGMIGNFQKWGAGVTGYALEPPTGKKGSAIRFLKTWWAQVRAESHHHGKPILEVLILDIFFQRRILKRSPIRWFMHFTIFAGWMSLFALSGLMFAVEMTEKIGIELPFTPAEFREMLSLPNYIFGYILLIGVMIAVVRRLFVSEVREASIMYDWVLLGGVFIVTISGFIADGIRTGIIWGFGLDPVTAPPAALFHSVISLLFCIAYIPYSKYIHVIATPLAILANKGGE, encoded by the coding sequence ATGGCATACTTCTCTGGACTCTCGGACGCACTTCGTCTTACGTTTGTCCAGATAATGATACTCAGCGCTATAGCTGTTGTAATTTTTTTATACGGTATGATCGGTAATTTCCAGAAATGGGGGGCAGGAGTGACAGGTTACGCTCTCGAACCTCCAACAGGAAAGAAAGGAAGCGCGATCAGGTTCTTAAAAACCTGGTGGGCACAGGTCAGAGCAGAATCTCATCACCATGGAAAGCCCATTTTAGAGGTTCTCATCCTTGACATCTTTTTCCAGAGAAGAATCCTTAAAAGAAGCCCTATTCGCTGGTTCATGCACTTTACTATCTTTGCAGGCTGGATGTCCCTTTTCGCTCTGTCAGGACTGATGTTTGCAGTCGAAATGACCGAAAAGATCGGAATTGAACTTCCGTTTACTCCTGCCGAATTTAGAGAGATGCTATCTCTTCCGAACTACATATTCGGCTATATCCTGCTTATAGGAGTCATGATTGCAGTAGTAAGAAGGCTCTTTGTTTCTGAAGTCAGGGAAGCTTCCATTATGTATGACTGGGTTCTGCTTGGAGGAGTTTTCATAGTCACCATCTCCGGCTTTATTGCCGACGGTATCAGAACCGGAATCATCTGGGGCTTCGGACTCGATCCCGTAACAGCACCTCCGGCAGCTCTCTTCCACTCTGTGATCTCCCTGCTCTTCTGTATCGCATATATCCCATACAGCAAGTATATACATGTAATCGCCACCCCGCTTGCAATCCTTGCAAATAAGGGAGGAGAATAA